A single window of Treponema denticola ATCC 35405 DNA harbors:
- the feoB gene encoding ferrous iron transport protein B, with amino-acid sequence MKKEKINIAFAGQPNSGKSTLFNMMTGAHQHVANYPGITVEKKTGEYFALDQSVFITDLPGTYSLTSYSPEERVTRNFILREKPELLVNIADASNLERHLYLTFQLLEMNCPIVMYLNKMDSAKNAGLQIDVDKVSSLLGIPIIAGSAKKKEKINELKELISKTAESSEPQKPFMLTYGKDMESYLEKIVEKLKASAKDEFFSIPLRWLAIKLCEKDSAVIEEEGKNFTNFDSILTFIKEIEAEHKEKHKHSFEIEIALARSAAAKKIVEAAVSKKELEQKAVESLNIKRKVTETIAALILCFVTYEILDSLFLLLPIPIVANNILRLILSLAGAFAFTGGAALIYTKGGSGSINSTDRIDKVLCHKVYGLLILVELVLVFYWITVVLGYKMTDKVFPIFKFVRAIVSQLIYPEGLINEGPLRGLFLSGIIDGAIMILNYVPIFFCLFALIAFLEDVGYMARLAFIMDRILRKFGLHGQSTLPMILSGVIMGGCVVPGVMSTRTIRDDKSRLVTILILPLLNCMAKIPFYVLITGIFFTSYQWIVLGGISFFTLIVALIVAKYFSLYVVHGKPEPFVLELPAYNMPTLRGVLTRTFERLWSFIKKVATTVVAVSVIIWAGVNFPSLSSEKTAQYEARKAAYIQDFAGKLNNSYSQYFASEKGFIEYQRLTEKLYLYDAINLFGGAKGMEKNINRLFLQNPEMTKIALKGKIELGSNIGAFKNYFDMYSSAKKDFDKAYNDAQEFQKPILKASFYAYWQKLNPYFFALVRTGKVKISGTAVIDSEAAAAAKAIRPASADLKLISVQLRKETLENSVLGYLGKAMEPVTKYAGFDWKVNIAILGSFAAKEALVSTLGTIYSVESSSEDSGKVLEARIQDKETGLTPLDGLTIMILIALFPPCIATVMATKTETQSVGWTLFSVMYPVVLSSLVAVLVFQLGRLFGF; translated from the coding sequence ATGAAAAAAGAAAAAATAAATATTGCTTTTGCCGGTCAGCCTAACTCCGGTAAGTCAACCCTATTTAACATGATGACGGGAGCTCATCAGCATGTTGCAAACTATCCGGGTATCACTGTTGAGAAAAAAACGGGAGAGTATTTTGCTCTTGACCAATCGGTTTTTATTACCGACTTGCCCGGCACTTACAGCCTTACTTCCTATTCACCGGAAGAGAGAGTAACCCGTAATTTTATCCTCCGTGAAAAGCCCGAACTTTTGGTAAACATTGCCGATGCCTCAAATTTGGAAAGACATCTTTATCTGACATTCCAGCTTTTGGAAATGAACTGTCCTATTGTTATGTACTTAAACAAGATGGATTCTGCAAAAAATGCAGGCTTGCAAATCGATGTTGATAAAGTTTCTTCTCTCTTGGGTATTCCGATAATAGCCGGCTCGGCCAAGAAAAAAGAAAAGATAAACGAATTAAAAGAGCTTATTTCAAAAACGGCTGAAAGCTCCGAACCGCAAAAACCCTTTATGCTTACCTACGGTAAGGATATGGAATCCTATTTGGAAAAAATTGTCGAAAAATTAAAGGCTTCTGCAAAGGACGAATTTTTTTCTATTCCCTTAAGATGGCTTGCAATCAAGCTTTGCGAAAAGGACTCCGCAGTTATCGAAGAAGAGGGTAAAAATTTTACAAACTTTGATTCCATTTTAACTTTTATAAAAGAAATTGAAGCCGAGCACAAAGAAAAACATAAGCACAGCTTTGAAATAGAAATAGCTCTTGCCCGCTCCGCTGCGGCAAAAAAAATTGTTGAAGCAGCGGTTTCAAAAAAAGAGCTTGAACAAAAAGCCGTCGAGTCCTTAAATATTAAAAGAAAGGTTACCGAGACCATTGCCGCCCTTATTCTTTGTTTTGTAACCTATGAGATTTTGGATTCCCTCTTTTTGCTTTTGCCGATTCCTATCGTTGCAAATAACATTCTACGCTTGATTCTTAGCTTAGCCGGAGCTTTTGCCTTTACGGGAGGAGCTGCTCTTATCTATACTAAAGGCGGTTCAGGCAGTATAAATTCAACCGACAGAATCGACAAGGTGCTTTGTCACAAGGTTTACGGTCTTTTGATTTTGGTTGAGCTTGTTTTGGTTTTCTATTGGATAACGGTAGTTTTGGGTTATAAGATGACCGACAAGGTTTTCCCGATATTTAAATTTGTCAGAGCAATAGTTTCTCAACTTATTTATCCTGAAGGACTTATAAACGAGGGCCCATTAAGAGGTTTGTTTTTAAGCGGGATAATTGATGGGGCAATAATGATTTTAAACTATGTCCCAATCTTTTTCTGCTTGTTTGCCCTCATTGCCTTTTTGGAAGATGTCGGCTACATGGCCCGCCTTGCCTTTATCATGGATAGGATTTTACGCAAGTTCGGTTTACACGGACAGTCAACCCTTCCTATGATTCTCTCGGGTGTTATAATGGGAGGCTGCGTTGTTCCAGGTGTTATGTCCACAAGGACAATCAGAGATGATAAGTCAAGATTGGTAACGATTCTTATCTTGCCCCTTCTTAACTGTATGGCAAAGATTCCTTTTTATGTTTTAATTACGGGAATATTTTTTACAAGCTACCAATGGATAGTTCTAGGCGGAATTTCCTTTTTTACATTGATAGTCGCCCTGATTGTTGCAAAATATTTCAGCCTCTATGTTGTTCACGGCAAGCCTGAACCCTTTGTACTTGAGCTTCCGGCTTATAATATGCCGACCCTTAGAGGTGTTTTAACACGCACCTTTGAACGCTTATGGAGCTTTATAAAAAAAGTTGCAACGACTGTAGTTGCCGTTTCAGTTATAATCTGGGCAGGTGTAAATTTTCCTTCTTTGAGCTCTGAAAAAACTGCTCAATATGAAGCAAGAAAAGCAGCTTACATTCAGGACTTTGCAGGAAAATTAAACAATTCCTATTCCCAATATTTTGCTTCCGAAAAGGGCTTTATAGAATATCAGCGTTTAACCGAAAAGCTTTATTTGTATGATGCCATAAATCTGTTCGGCGGAGCTAAGGGCATGGAAAAGAATATAAACAGATTGTTTTTACAAAATCCCGAAATGACAAAAATTGCCTTAAAAGGAAAAATTGAACTCGGCAGTAATATAGGTGCTTTTAAAAATTATTTTGATATGTATTCTTCCGCAAAAAAAGATTTTGATAAGGCATACAATGATGCTCAAGAATTTCAAAAGCCTATTTTAAAGGCTTCATTTTATGCTTATTGGCAAAAGCTGAATCCTTACTTCTTTGCCCTTGTCAGAACCGGAAAAGTAAAAATTTCAGGCACAGCTGTAATAGATTCCGAGGCCGCTGCCGCTGCAAAGGCTATACGCCCTGCAAGTGCGGACCTAAAGCTTATCTCCGTACAATTGCGTAAAGAAACTTTGGAGAACTCCGTTTTGGGATACCTGGGAAAGGCAATGGAACCCGTTACAAAATATGCGGGCTTTGATTGGAAGGTAAATATCGCAATTCTAGGTTCCTTTGCCGCAAAGGAAGCTCTTGTTTCGACCTTGGGCACTATTTACAGTGTTGAGTCTTCAAGCGAGGATTCGGGTAAAGTTTTGGAAGCCCGCATTCAGGATAAGGAAACGGGATTGACCCCATTAGACGGTCTTACTATTATGATTTTGATAGCCCTTTTCCCGCCCTGTATTGCTACCGTTATGGCAACAAAGACCGAGACTCAGAGTGTTGGCTGGACGCTATTCAGTGTTATGTATCCCGTGGTCTTGAGCTCACTAGTTGCCGTCCTTGTTTTCCAGCTGGGAAGATTGTTCGGCTTTTGA
- a CDS encoding FeoA family protein translates to MTLDELEQGKKGIIEDLEISGMTLQRLISLGFTPGAELSVVRKAPLLDPFDISICGSLVAVRKDEAKKIIVKEV, encoded by the coding sequence ATGACTCTTGATGAATTGGAACAAGGAAAAAAAGGAATCATAGAAGATCTTGAGATAAGCGGAATGACTTTGCAAAGACTTATAAGTCTTGGGTTTACTCCCGGAGCTGAACTTTCGGTTGTAAGAAAGGCCCCGCTTTTAGATCCCTTTGACATTTCCATCTGCGGTTCGCTTGTAGCTGTCCGCAAGGATGAAGCTAAAAAAATCATTGTAAAAGAAGTTTAG
- a CDS encoding FeoA family protein → MVVTTFCERLLTLVPLIILKEGDKASVLKFDGTGAEFSRLRSLGIDINTEITVVTSQADKKGPILLLVNGSKYAVDYNLASKILVRL, encoded by the coding sequence ATGGTCGTTACAACATTTTGTGAGAGGTTGCTGACATTGGTACCCTTAATTATTTTAAAGGAAGGCGATAAGGCTTCCGTGCTTAAATTTGACGGAACGGGGGCCGAATTTTCCCGCCTTCGCAGTCTTGGAATAGATATAAATACGGAAATAACCGTTGTTACTTCTCAGGCCGATAAAAAAGGGCCTATTTTGCTTTTGGTAAACGGTTCAAAATATGCAGTAGATTATAATCTTGCTTCTAAAATTTTGGTGCGTTTATAG
- the xseB gene encoding exodeoxyribonuclease VII small subunit, producing MKKFEERLEKLEKISDDIRSSDIPLEKALSLFEEGIKLAKGLEKDIEKMEGKIEVLLNQPVLPEEEPELDLFTVTETV from the coding sequence ATGAAAAAATTTGAAGAAAGACTGGAAAAACTCGAAAAGATAAGCGATGACATACGCTCTTCCGATATTCCTTTGGAAAAAGCTCTTTCCCTCTTTGAAGAAGGCATAAAGCTTGCCAAGGGGCTCGAAAAAGATATAGAAAAAATGGAAGGAAAGATTGAAGTCTTATTAAACCAGCCCGTACTGCCTGAAGAAGAGCCGGAACTCGACCTGTTTACGGTAACGGAAACCGTTTAA
- a CDS encoding RidA family protein: MKEIIATNKAPSAIGPYSQGIKANGFVFTSGQIPLDPATGAFPEGIKAQTRQSLLNVKAILEQAGTSIDKVIKTTVFLSDMNNFAAMNEVYAEIFGSSNHPSRSAVQVARLPKDALVEIEVIALA; this comes from the coding sequence ATGAAAGAAATTATCGCAACAAACAAGGCACCTTCAGCCATCGGACCCTATTCTCAGGGAATTAAGGCAAACGGTTTTGTTTTTACATCGGGACAGATCCCCTTGGATCCTGCCACGGGAGCCTTCCCCGAAGGGATTAAAGCTCAGACACGCCAGTCATTACTTAACGTAAAGGCAATTTTGGAACAGGCCGGGACAAGCATCGACAAGGTAATCAAAACCACCGTTTTTTTAAGCGATATGAATAACTTTGCTGCAATGAACGAGGTATATGCAGAAATCTTCGGTTCATCAAACCATCCTTCAAGATCTGCAGTACAGGTTGCCCGCCTTCCTAAAGACGCCCTCGTCGAAATAGAAGTAATCGCTCTTGCATAA
- a CDS encoding tetratricopeptide repeat protein — MSDIKHEKKLANMDTPGETTKSFENKLDEEIPDIEESDFINSPPFSDEIFSPEDSKQVEISELSKQAYSLLKGNSITEAINVFKKILELDPTNNYALVGLGDAERKNNKFNEAIKFYKQCLEHHPSNNYALFGLADCYKSMNQFPRAIAIWEEYLKFDDKNITVLTRVADAYRKTKEFEKAEKLYQKVLEKSPKNAYALIGLGHLNYDFKKYREALVYWEKVMESSGELVDIRILTSIGNCYRKMKLFDRGVYYFERALERSPDNFYGLFGLADCYRGLNQQYNSIVYWKKILELDPNNKVILTRIGDAYRSMNDFEKAKESYQKALDIDFDSYAMLGLAILCKLQQKYDQAITTLTHLKDTGDTNYNYRVYLELAQCYIEKKEKQKAIETLIDFQKLGIKNQTVSDLLFELTKNDH; from the coding sequence ATGTCAGACATCAAACATGAAAAAAAGTTAGCCAATATGGACACTCCCGGTGAGACTACAAAAAGTTTCGAAAACAAATTAGATGAAGAGATTCCTGACATTGAGGAATCTGATTTTATAAATAGTCCGCCCTTTAGCGATGAGATATTCAGCCCGGAGGATTCAAAACAGGTAGAAATATCCGAACTTTCAAAGCAGGCCTACTCCCTTTTAAAAGGCAACAGTATTACTGAAGCGATCAATGTTTTTAAAAAAATATTGGAACTGGATCCCACAAATAATTATGCGCTGGTAGGCTTAGGTGATGCAGAGCGCAAAAACAATAAATTCAATGAAGCAATAAAATTTTACAAACAATGCCTTGAACATCATCCCAGCAATAACTATGCTCTTTTCGGTCTTGCAGACTGCTACAAGTCAATGAACCAATTTCCAAGGGCCATAGCTATCTGGGAAGAATACCTTAAGTTTGATGATAAAAATATTACCGTATTAACCCGAGTAGCCGACGCTTACCGAAAGACCAAGGAATTTGAAAAGGCAGAAAAGCTTTATCAAAAAGTGTTGGAAAAATCCCCGAAAAACGCTTACGCCTTAATAGGCTTGGGTCACCTAAATTACGACTTTAAAAAATATCGGGAAGCCCTCGTATACTGGGAAAAGGTAATGGAATCGAGCGGAGAATTGGTAGATATACGTATCTTGACATCTATTGGAAACTGTTACCGAAAAATGAAGCTCTTTGACCGAGGTGTATATTATTTTGAAAGAGCCCTTGAACGCTCACCCGATAATTTTTACGGCCTCTTCGGTTTGGCTGACTGTTACAGAGGTTTAAACCAGCAATATAACTCCATAGTATACTGGAAAAAAATACTTGAACTTGATCCTAACAACAAGGTCATTTTAACGCGAATAGGCGATGCCTACCGCAGCATGAATGACTTTGAAAAAGCAAAGGAAAGCTATCAAAAGGCTCTTGATATAGACTTTGATTCGTACGCAATGCTAGGCCTTGCAATATTGTGCAAGCTGCAGCAAAAATACGATCAGGCTATTACTACCCTAACCCATCTTAAAGATACCGGAGATACAAATTATAATTATAGGGTATATCTTGAACTTGCCCAGTGCTATATAGAAAAAAAGGAAAAGCAAAAAGCTATAGAAACTTTAATAGATTTCCAAAAACTTGGAATTAAAAATCAAACGGTTTCAGATCTCCTGTTTGAGCTGACAAAAAATGACCATTAA
- the rlmN gene encoding 23S rRNA (adenine(2503)-C(2))-methyltransferase RlmN, with product MTIKKYKTALSGMFPEEIQSFCGLKEKFRAQQIFHWIASGVNSFDEMTNLSFDMRSKLKNDFSLFSTKIKEALKDKDGTIKLAVELYDGSVIETVLLTDKAKRKTACVSCQAGCPMKCAFCKTGQIGFLRNLSASEIVEQFLHLEREAGSLDNIVFMGMGEPMLNLPEIDKAINILAHPKGRNLSKRRITISTSGLCKGIYEMADKGPEVRLAVSLTTADETLRSELMPITKTNSLDELKQAIKYFNSKSNKRVTLELALMKGLNTDKKAAQEVIEFAKGLECFINLIPWNPVEGLNFKTPSETEVRTFETYLKKAGLNISTRQKRGQSIGGACGQLGSTAARSNRF from the coding sequence ATGACCATTAAAAAGTATAAAACAGCTCTTTCGGGAATGTTTCCTGAAGAAATTCAAAGCTTTTGCGGTCTAAAAGAAAAATTCAGAGCCCAACAAATTTTTCATTGGATAGCTTCGGGAGTAAACAGCTTTGATGAAATGACAAATCTGTCATTCGATATGCGCTCTAAACTAAAAAACGATTTTTCTCTGTTTTCGACAAAAATAAAAGAAGCATTAAAGGACAAAGACGGTACAATTAAACTGGCTGTAGAGCTTTATGACGGCTCAGTCATAGAAACCGTATTACTGACAGATAAAGCAAAAAGAAAAACAGCCTGTGTTTCATGTCAGGCAGGCTGCCCGATGAAATGCGCTTTTTGTAAGACCGGACAGATAGGCTTTTTAAGAAATCTTTCGGCTTCAGAAATCGTAGAACAATTTTTACATTTGGAAAGAGAAGCAGGCAGTTTGGATAATATAGTCTTTATGGGGATGGGAGAGCCCATGTTGAATTTACCGGAAATAGATAAGGCAATAAACATTCTTGCCCATCCTAAAGGAAGAAATCTTTCCAAAAGGCGCATAACAATTTCAACCTCAGGTCTATGCAAGGGAATCTATGAGATGGCAGATAAGGGGCCTGAAGTACGCCTTGCCGTATCATTGACAACTGCTGACGAAACATTAAGATCAGAGCTTATGCCTATCACTAAAACAAACAGCCTTGACGAATTAAAGCAAGCAATAAAATACTTTAATTCAAAATCAAATAAGAGAGTAACCTTAGAGCTCGCCCTTATGAAGGGACTTAATACCGATAAAAAGGCAGCTCAAGAGGTCATAGAATTTGCAAAAGGTCTTGAGTGCTTTATAAATTTAATACCTTGGAATCCTGTAGAAGGCTTGAATTTTAAAACTCCATCTGAAACGGAAGTCCGTACTTTTGAGACTTATCTAAAGAAGGCCGGCTTAAATATAAGCACACGGCAAAAAAGAGGTCAAAGCATAGGAGGAGCCTGCGGTCAACTAGGATCCACAGCAGCAAGATCCAATCGGTTCTAA
- a CDS encoding EAL domain-containing protein, whose protein sequence is MKKSKDTRRYSTSILSRLLVPMLFVFVLQAAVMMTMFLSSDILKKSGDNAYGVLSEKVLNRKMLIENEMSNRWTRITDLHEKVLKVIRAELSRNNIELYQLADNHDLQNSILDTLLPQLIYTIRRNYVTGVFLVIDAPSPIAKKDEFFYPGLYVRNEDPSSYSLSNEDIVISRGPSEVVQNHNIALGVDWSPFFTISPNSRDIFYRYFNAPIAAALEYPNEPAKNLAFWNTLFRPDTLSDEVITYSIPIKDEKGKIYGVLGIDLSARYIQSFLDFDELDIYKKGMYCIAVHDVDKNAGTFLPIVFNSIASNLNAGHIPAFEVEQTDYKNVYSIDKGSIFTERYCLAIEPFHLYQRNGMYENQEWVLIGLAPEASVLSFSVTLKKIFWQSVLVSGFLFLAGSYLSSQHISSMFTKVVLKLQNSDPKKMLSIEKMNIAEIDTLIVAIEKLSASVFNAASRVSTIIEKLQVPIGVFEHNILMGTVFCNSIWFKLFNIQKYSGDSVLNTDEFYKLLDHYEYYINSKDDTKTIYAIPTGEHGKVRWIRFMQTKENDKILGIALDITKEVEDRKKLELQMNYDELTGLYNRAAFDRKITEVFKQKHLGICALVMWDLDNLKYLNDSFGHAYGDTHLMAFGKKLAMLQQERCLVCRRSGDEFYSFFYTFSTPDEIKLILTAFWKDIQETPITLPNGETSKLRVSAGLAWYPYDADNQADLVRYADFAMYDVKHSFKGSLHEFNLDVYKKNYIMIHGTEALNQMLDRNLIEYALQPIVTSGTGDIYGYEMLMRSSAPEFKSPEDILRLAKAQSKLHKLEELTFFGAMDTFVKKIERGEISKDTKIFLNTISSQVLSDAKFFEFEEKFKPYLSNIVLEITESEPLNTNFYDLKNERIRNWNAMVAIDDFGSGYSNESSLLFLSPNLVKIDMSIVRDVHKSLDKQNVLENLVSYAKKRDIIILAEGVETIDEIDVLLRFGVDLFQGYFFAKPSFDITPIPEERIQELNRVFSLY, encoded by the coding sequence ATGAAAAAAAGTAAAGATACTCGAAGATATTCTACTTCCATTTTGTCACGCCTTTTGGTTCCCATGCTTTTTGTATTTGTTCTTCAGGCTGCGGTAATGATGACGATGTTTTTAAGCTCCGATATCCTTAAAAAATCCGGCGATAATGCTTATGGAGTTTTAAGTGAAAAGGTTTTAAACCGCAAAATGCTTATCGAAAATGAAATGTCCAATAGGTGGACAAGAATTACGGATTTGCATGAAAAAGTTTTGAAGGTAATCCGGGCAGAATTGTCCCGTAATAATATTGAGCTTTATCAGCTTGCAGATAATCATGACTTGCAAAACAGTATTCTCGATACACTTCTGCCTCAGCTTATATATACCATAAGACGGAACTATGTTACGGGTGTCTTTTTGGTTATTGATGCGCCAAGTCCTATTGCAAAAAAAGACGAATTTTTTTATCCCGGCTTATATGTAAGAAATGAAGACCCTTCTTCCTATTCTTTAAGCAATGAGGACATCGTTATATCGAGAGGTCCGTCAGAGGTTGTGCAAAATCATAATATTGCCTTAGGAGTTGATTGGTCTCCTTTCTTTACTATTTCGCCTAACAGCCGGGATATTTTTTATAGGTATTTTAATGCGCCTATTGCTGCCGCTCTAGAATATCCTAATGAACCTGCTAAAAATCTTGCTTTTTGGAATACTTTATTTAGACCGGATACTTTAAGTGATGAGGTGATTACATACTCCATTCCGATAAAGGATGAAAAAGGGAAAATTTACGGGGTCCTAGGTATAGATCTTTCGGCAAGATATATTCAGAGCTTTTTAGACTTCGATGAGCTTGATATTTATAAAAAGGGAATGTATTGTATAGCCGTCCATGATGTAGATAAGAATGCCGGAACTTTTTTGCCTATAGTTTTTAACAGCATTGCAAGTAATTTGAATGCCGGCCATATTCCTGCCTTTGAGGTTGAACAAACCGACTATAAAAATGTTTATAGTATCGATAAGGGTTCAATATTTACGGAGAGATATTGTTTGGCCATAGAACCCTTTCATCTTTATCAACGTAACGGAATGTACGAAAATCAAGAATGGGTGTTGATAGGTCTGGCTCCCGAGGCAAGTGTACTTTCATTTTCGGTAACATTAAAGAAAATATTTTGGCAGTCTGTCCTTGTTTCGGGTTTTTTGTTTTTAGCCGGTTCTTACTTGTCGAGTCAACATATTTCCAGTATGTTTACAAAGGTTGTACTAAAGCTGCAAAACAGTGATCCCAAAAAGATGCTGAGTATCGAAAAAATGAATATAGCGGAAATAGATACTCTGATTGTTGCAATAGAAAAATTAAGTGCCAGTGTTTTTAATGCGGCTTCACGGGTTTCTACGATTATAGAAAAGCTTCAGGTTCCTATAGGCGTTTTTGAGCACAATATCTTGATGGGGACCGTTTTTTGCAACTCGATTTGGTTTAAATTATTTAATATTCAAAAATATTCAGGCGATTCCGTTTTGAATACGGACGAGTTTTATAAATTGTTGGATCATTATGAGTATTATATAAATTCAAAGGATGATACAAAAACCATCTATGCTATACCTACAGGGGAACATGGAAAGGTCCGCTGGATTAGGTTTATGCAGACGAAGGAAAACGACAAAATCTTAGGTATAGCACTCGATATTACAAAGGAAGTTGAAGACCGCAAAAAGCTTGAACTTCAAATGAATTATGATGAACTTACCGGCCTCTACAATAGAGCGGCTTTTGACAGAAAGATAACCGAAGTATTTAAGCAAAAACATTTAGGTATCTGTGCCCTTGTTATGTGGGATCTTGATAACCTAAAATATTTAAACGATTCTTTCGGACATGCTTATGGAGATACTCATCTTATGGCGTTTGGAAAAAAGCTTGCCATGCTGCAACAAGAGCGCTGTCTTGTTTGCAGGCGCTCAGGGGATGAGTTTTATAGCTTCTTTTACACCTTTTCGACGCCTGATGAAATTAAGCTTATTTTGACCGCTTTTTGGAAGGATATACAGGAGACTCCCATCACTCTCCCTAATGGAGAGACGTCAAAGCTCCGAGTCTCGGCCGGCTTAGCTTGGTATCCTTACGATGCAGATAATCAGGCCGATTTGGTCCGATATGCCGATTTTGCAATGTATGACGTAAAACATTCGTTTAAGGGCTCTTTACATGAATTCAATTTGGATGTTTATAAAAAGAATTATATAATGATCCATGGTACGGAAGCTCTTAATCAGATGCTTGACAGAAATCTTATAGAATATGCTTTGCAGCCGATTGTTACTTCCGGTACCGGAGATATTTACGGATATGAAATGCTGATGCGTTCGTCTGCTCCTGAATTTAAAAGCCCTGAGGATATATTGCGTCTTGCTAAGGCCCAGTCAAAGCTGCATAAACTTGAAGAGCTTACTTTTTTTGGAGCAATGGATACCTTTGTTAAAAAGATAGAAAGAGGAGAAATATCTAAAGATACGAAAATATTTTTAAATACTATAAGCTCTCAAGTTTTATCGGATGCCAAATTCTTCGAATTTGAGGAAAAATTTAAGCCTTATCTTTCAAATATTGTTTTGGAAATTACGGAATCCGAGCCTCTTAACACAAACTTTTATGATCTAAAAAACGAAAGAATCCGTAATTGGAATGCAATGGTTGCAATTGACGACTTCGGAAGCGGTTATAGTAACGAGTCATCTCTTTTATTCTTATCGCCTAATTTGGTAAAGATAGATATGTCCATAGTAAGGGATGTCCATAAGAGTCTTGATAAGCAAAATGTATTGGAAAACCTTGTTTCATATGCAAAGAAAAGAGATATAATAATATTGGCCGAAGGTGTTGAAACAATAGATGAGATAGACGTATTGCTGCGGTTCGGTGTAGACTTGTTCCAAGGTTACTTTTTTGCAAAGCCGTCTTTTGATATTACTCCCATACCCGAAGAAAGAATACAGGAGTTAAACAGGGTTTTCTCTTTGTATTAG
- a CDS encoding extracellular solute-binding protein, producing MKILKLFVFCIVYLLISSCNRSVSEGNSGKYDIDKVLNKSEPITINIWHYYGATQKEKFDNLIDNFNASEGAKYGVYVRSIRRAGNASEISSFLADALSQKLGADEIPDIFSAYPDTAYDFNQQDLLLDLADFFTEKEKDEYVKSFLYSSGFGVKDEIKLFPVAKATEVFVLNKTAWTPFAEAMGVSYRDLVTWEGLVKVAELYYKWTDSLTAEPNDGKPFFGRDALSNYILVGTYELGNSIFNVLENGDVEFVLDKKTLRTCWDNYYVPFVKGFFTAKGRFRADDLKTGDIISCVTSTSSAIYLPAKVMDSAGNSTFIDLDVLPIPHFRNAKRKTIVQQGAGMAVLKSDIKRETAAVLFLKWFTEMQKYSEFAVSTGYLPVKKKELETESLTAAFCTDDTCILPVMQDALKISMETMKSLDLYFQPAFKNSDKARNILADLLQERAKRDRAKVLEKIQAGKTHKEAVDEFLNDNVFEEWLKELEKRLFDLK from the coding sequence ATGAAAATATTGAAGCTTTTCGTTTTTTGTATTGTTTATTTGCTTATAAGTTCATGTAATCGAAGTGTATCTGAAGGTAATTCCGGTAAGTATGATATCGATAAAGTTTTAAATAAAAGTGAGCCTATTACTATAAATATTTGGCATTATTATGGTGCCACTCAAAAAGAAAAATTTGACAATCTTATAGATAATTTTAATGCTTCCGAGGGGGCAAAATACGGGGTTTATGTCAGGAGTATCAGAAGAGCAGGAAATGCAAGCGAAATATCTTCATTCTTAGCAGATGCACTTTCTCAAAAACTTGGAGCAGATGAAATCCCCGATATTTTTTCGGCCTATCCCGATACGGCCTATGATTTCAACCAACAAGATCTTTTGTTGGATTTAGCGGATTTTTTTACCGAAAAAGAAAAAGACGAATATGTAAAAAGTTTTTTATATTCCTCCGGTTTTGGAGTAAAAGACGAAATAAAACTTTTTCCCGTTGCAAAGGCTACCGAGGTTTTTGTTTTAAATAAGACTGCATGGACCCCTTTTGCCGAAGCTATGGGTGTTTCTTACCGCGATTTAGTTACATGGGAGGGCCTGGTAAAGGTTGCAGAATTATATTATAAGTGGACCGACTCATTAACTGCAGAACCTAATGACGGTAAGCCTTTTTTTGGGCGGGATGCCTTGAGTAACTATATTTTAGTCGGTACTTATGAACTCGGCAACAGTATTTTCAATGTATTGGAAAACGGTGATGTTGAGTTTGTCTTGGATAAGAAAACCTTGCGTACCTGTTGGGATAATTATTATGTTCCGTTTGTCAAAGGTTTTTTTACTGCAAAGGGCAGGTTTAGGGCTGATGATTTAAAAACCGGAGACATCATTTCCTGTGTAACTTCAACTTCATCCGCAATATATTTGCCGGCTAAGGTTATGGATTCTGCGGGTAATTCTACTTTTATTGACTTAGATGTCTTACCCATTCCTCATTTTAGAAATGCAAAGCGTAAAACCATTGTTCAGCAGGGAGCCGGTATGGCCGTACTAAAAAGCGATATAAAACGGGAGACCGCCGCTGTTCTATTTTTAAAATGGTTTACCGAGATGCAAAAATATTCCGAATTTGCAGTTTCTACGGGTTATCTGCCTGTCAAGAAAAAAGAACTTGAAACCGAATCCCTGACAGCGGCTTTTTGCACTGACGATACCTGTATTTTGCCTGTAATGCAGGATGCTCTTAAGATAAGTATGGAAACAATGAAATCCTTAGACCTTTATTTTCAGCCGGCTTTTAAGAATTCGGATAAGGCGAGGAATATTCTTGCAGACCTACTTCAAGAAAGGGCAAAAAGAGATAGGGCTAAGGTACTTGAAAAGATTCAGGCCGGAAAAACTCATAAAGAAGCCGTAGATGAATTTCTTAACGATAATGTTTTTGAGGAGTGGTTAAAAGAACTTGAAAAACGGTTATTTGATTTAAAATAG